One region of Marivirga arenosa genomic DNA includes:
- a CDS encoding NAD-dependent epimerase/dehydratase family protein yields MPKKSVLLTGATGLLGTQILRKLILQGHKVFAVKRAGSNSNINSELVTWISYDSYSQNLFDKVSQKIDIVIHAAALVSYLQKDKEKIFSVNQDWTLKIANDALLAKVDQFIFISSVSALGKNGVNNIVKEDTNFSEQSFITNYGKSKREAELKLKEMSEYGLPLLILNPSVIIGPANKYQSSAQLFGYISDNKPFFTKGIINYVDARDVAEIILNCVDDGIVNQQYVVSASYISYEKFFNAIAKELKKRPPFIPVPKSLVVFGAIIENLLSKIRSKPPTLSLETAKMAGSSIIYDSSKLKRELNFSFRELHDSIEWTAAEMQKNGEL; encoded by the coding sequence ATGCCTAAAAAGTCAGTTTTATTAACTGGAGCTACGGGTTTATTAGGAACTCAAATTCTACGAAAATTAATTTTACAAGGGCACAAGGTATTTGCTGTTAAAAGAGCTGGTTCAAACTCCAACATAAATTCTGAGCTAGTTACCTGGATAAGTTATGATTCATATTCTCAAAACCTATTCGATAAGGTTTCTCAAAAAATTGATATTGTAATTCATGCTGCAGCTTTAGTATCATATTTACAAAAAGATAAAGAAAAGATATTTTCTGTAAACCAAGATTGGACTTTAAAAATTGCAAATGATGCGCTTCTAGCAAAGGTTGATCAATTTATCTTTATCAGTAGTGTATCGGCATTAGGTAAAAACGGTGTGAATAATATAGTAAAGGAAGACACTAATTTTTCAGAGCAGTCATTTATCACAAATTATGGAAAAAGTAAAAGAGAGGCAGAATTAAAATTAAAAGAGATGTCAGAATATGGCTTGCCTCTTTTAATATTGAATCCTTCAGTTATCATAGGCCCTGCCAATAAATACCAAAGCAGCGCCCAATTATTTGGCTATATAAGTGATAATAAACCGTTTTTTACAAAAGGGATAATCAATTATGTGGACGCAAGAGATGTAGCAGAAATAATTTTGAATTGTGTAGATGATGGAATTGTAAATCAGCAATATGTAGTAAGCGCATCCTATATATCCTATGAAAAATTTTTTAATGCAATAGCTAAAGAATTGAAGAAAAGACCTCCTTTTATACCTGTCCCCAAATCATTAGTTGTTTTTGGGGCAATAATTGAAAATTTATTAAGTAAAATCCGAAGTAAACCACCAACTTTGAGCCTTGAAACAGCGAAGATGGCAGGGAGCTCAATTATTTATGATTCAAGCAAGCTAAAACGAGAATTGAACTTTTCCTTTCGTGAATTACATGATTCAATAGAATGGACTGCAGCAGAAATGCAAAAAAATGGAGAATTGTAA
- a CDS encoding tetratricopeptide repeat protein, with product MSEFFRNRKDEEKELIKKFENHIQGKDFHFFDVEELEKVIELYLDNDKFMKALKASEFAVEQFPFSVELLILNAHVLASNSRYDKALVAIEKAENIQPNDVDLLLTKANILTITNKNHDAIECLRKALTFAEEKDEVLFQMGMAYQQLGKYEEAIKNYKLVLEENINHENAIYELAYCLDVTDQLEGSIAYYEKFIDADPYSYHAWYNLGVVLHKLGKYEKAIEAYDYAIAIDENFASAYFNMGNTYSAIEENNKALDAFSQTLRIEGPSAEVYCRMAETYDKLDQVDLAIKYFQKAVKFDSLYDEAYFGMALCLIEQEKWIEAVHYSKKAIKINKHESKYWQALANAEYQLGNQNSSIEAYEEAVALDPEEVSLFLDWSYIYYESGELEVAINIIKEGMEDNPDAPELYFRMTAYLIEYGKYKEAFIFLENALVLDFEMHTVLYDFFPRVETQKALFKIIDQFRKDNH from the coding sequence ATGAGCGAATTTTTCAGAAACAGAAAAGATGAAGAGAAAGAGTTGATTAAAAAATTCGAAAATCATATTCAGGGTAAAGATTTCCATTTTTTTGATGTTGAAGAATTAGAAAAGGTAATTGAATTATATCTTGATAATGACAAATTCATGAAGGCTTTAAAAGCAAGTGAATTTGCAGTTGAACAATTTCCGTTTTCTGTAGAATTACTAATTCTTAATGCTCATGTTTTAGCAAGTAATTCCCGTTATGATAAAGCATTAGTGGCAATTGAAAAAGCCGAAAATATCCAGCCTAATGATGTTGATTTATTGTTAACAAAAGCGAACATCCTAACTATTACAAATAAAAATCACGATGCCATAGAATGCTTACGGAAGGCCTTAACTTTTGCGGAGGAAAAAGATGAAGTCTTATTTCAAATGGGGATGGCTTATCAGCAATTAGGTAAATATGAAGAGGCTATCAAAAACTATAAGCTAGTATTGGAAGAAAATATAAATCATGAAAATGCTATATATGAGTTAGCCTATTGCTTGGATGTTACAGACCAACTTGAAGGGAGTATTGCTTATTATGAAAAGTTTATTGATGCGGACCCTTATTCATACCATGCTTGGTATAATCTTGGTGTGGTATTACACAAACTAGGAAAATACGAGAAGGCTATTGAAGCCTACGATTACGCTATTGCAATTGATGAGAATTTTGCCTCAGCTTATTTTAATATGGGGAATACATATTCTGCAATTGAGGAAAATAATAAAGCACTTGATGCTTTTTCTCAAACCTTAAGAATTGAAGGACCTAGTGCGGAAGTGTATTGCAGAATGGCTGAAACTTATGATAAACTTGATCAGGTTGATTTAGCGATAAAGTATTTTCAAAAGGCTGTAAAGTTCGATTCCTTATATGATGAAGCGTATTTCGGAATGGCTCTGTGTCTTATTGAACAAGAAAAATGGATAGAAGCAGTTCATTATTCCAAGAAAGCAATTAAAATAAATAAACACGAATCAAAATATTGGCAAGCCTTAGCTAATGCAGAATATCAATTAGGCAATCAAAACTCATCTATTGAAGCTTATGAAGAAGCTGTAGCGCTTGACCCTGAGGAGGTTAGTTTATTTTTAGACTGGTCCTATATCTATTATGAATCAGGTGAATTGGAGGTTGCAATCAATATAATTAAGGAAGGAATGGAGGATAATCCTGATGCTCCTGAACTTTATTTTAGAATGACGGCCTATCTAATTGAATACGGTAAATACAAAGAAGCCTTTATCTTTCTGGAAAATGCATTAGTTTTGGACTTTGAAATGCATACAGTGCTTTATGATTTCTTTCCCAGGGTGGAAACACAAAAGGCATTGTTTAAAATCATTGACCAATTCAGAAAAGATAACCATTAA
- a CDS encoding shikimate dehydrogenase family protein produces the protein MKTFGLIGYPLEHSFSGKYFAEKFEKENIEDCEYRLFPLENIQEFENLKKQEIAGLNVTIPYKEQIIPFLDKLDEHAAAIGAVNVVQFKDGETKGFNSDYFGFKNSLLKFLPTDFNSKALILGSGGASKAIKKVLEDINIPFSVVSRKEGYDLTYTDLNQNPEIIKENKLIINTTPLGTYPDIENKPSIPYTLLTGYHNLYDLVYNPAETAFMKAGKKQGAQVMNGLEMLIGQAEKSWEIWNK, from the coding sequence GTGAAAACCTTTGGTTTAATCGGTTATCCACTAGAGCATTCCTTTTCTGGAAAATATTTTGCTGAGAAATTTGAAAAGGAAAATATCGAAGATTGTGAGTATCGATTATTTCCACTCGAAAATATTCAAGAATTTGAAAACTTAAAAAAGCAAGAAATTGCTGGATTGAATGTCACTATTCCCTATAAAGAACAAATCATTCCCTTTTTAGATAAATTAGATGAACATGCAGCTGCAATTGGAGCTGTAAATGTGGTTCAATTTAAAGATGGAGAAACCAAAGGCTTTAATTCTGATTATTTTGGTTTTAAGAATTCACTATTAAAATTCTTACCAACAGACTTCAATTCGAAAGCTCTAATATTGGGTTCTGGAGGAGCTTCTAAAGCTATTAAGAAAGTGTTAGAAGATATTAATATTCCTTTTAGTGTAGTTTCTAGAAAAGAAGGGTATGATTTAACCTATACTGATTTAAATCAGAATCCAGAGATTATCAAAGAGAATAAATTAATTATCAATACCACTCCATTAGGGACATATCCTGATATTGAGAATAAACCCAGTATACCCTATACTTTATTAACGGGATATCATAATCTTTACGATTTAGTATATAATCCTGCTGAAACAGCTTTTATGAAAGCTGGGAAAAAACAAGGGGCTCAAGTAATGAACGGACTAGAGATGCTGATCGGTCAGGCAGAAAAATCCTGGGAGATTTGGAATAAATAA
- a CDS encoding DUF368 domain-containing protein, protein MRSIKEYLVLLVKGIAMGSADVVPGVSGGTVAFITGIYDELLNSIKSVDATALRLLFQFNLKEFWSHINGSFLITLLAGIGISLISLAKLISYLLATYPILVWSFFFGLIIISALLVARDIENKNWKSIIAGIIGVVIAYFITSVSPAQTPESLWFVFIAGVIAICAMILPGISGAFLLLILGKYKFILEAIHNVEILPLAIFAIGCIVGILSFSRVISWSLKNFQSITVATLAGFMIGSLNKVWPWKVVDSFRINSKGEQVPFLDHNVLPQQFLNETAQDPQLMQAILMASLGVFIVVAIEKIARILNVKSTLK, encoded by the coding sequence GTGCGATCAATCAAAGAATATCTTGTATTGCTAGTAAAAGGTATCGCTATGGGAAGTGCAGATGTAGTACCAGGTGTTTCAGGAGGAACAGTTGCCTTTATTACTGGAATTTATGATGAATTACTAAATAGTATAAAATCTGTTGATGCTACTGCATTAAGACTATTATTTCAATTTAATTTGAAAGAGTTTTGGAGCCATATTAATGGCTCCTTTTTAATTACATTACTTGCTGGAATTGGAATTAGCTTAATCAGTTTAGCTAAACTCATAAGTTACCTTTTGGCTACCTATCCTATTCTAGTTTGGTCATTCTTCTTTGGTTTAATCATAATATCTGCTCTGTTAGTAGCTAGAGATATTGAAAATAAAAATTGGAAATCAATAATTGCAGGAATAATAGGTGTTGTTATTGCCTACTTTATAACATCAGTTTCTCCTGCTCAAACTCCTGAAAGCTTATGGTTTGTATTTATAGCAGGTGTTATTGCGATTTGCGCAATGATACTTCCAGGTATATCTGGTGCCTTTCTATTATTGATTTTGGGTAAATATAAATTCATTTTAGAAGCAATTCATAATGTGGAAATATTGCCATTGGCAATATTCGCTATTGGTTGTATTGTAGGTATTTTAAGCTTTTCACGTGTAATCTCCTGGAGCTTGAAAAACTTTCAGTCGATTACAGTTGCTACATTAGCTGGATTTATGATAGGTTCTTTAAATAAAGTATGGCCATGGAAAGTTGTTGATTCATTCAGAATAAATAGTAAAGGAGAACAAGTTCCTTTCCTCGATCATAATGTTCTACCACAGCAATTTTTAAATGAAACAGCACAAGATCCTCAATTGATGCAAGCTATTTTGATGGCTAGTTTGGGAGTTTTTATAGTGGTAGCAATTGAAAAAATTGCTAGGATTTTAAATGTAAAATCCACCTTAAAGTGA
- a CDS encoding phosphosulfolactate synthase — MNYELKHIPERPNKPRDVGFTMAMDKGLSLREVEDFIDSSGEYTDIVKLGWATSYVTTNLKDKLALYKEAGIPTYFGGTLFEAFVIRDQFEDYRKLLDKYDMEFCEVSDGSIELPHDLKLDYINKLSDQVTVLSEVGSKDAEKIIPPYQWIELMQSELDAGAWKVIGESREAGNVGLFRASGEVRSGLVQEILTKIPFEKIIWEAPQKAQQVYFIKLVGANVNLGNIAPNEVIPLETIRLGLRGDTFHHFLNNKDLL, encoded by the coding sequence ATGAACTACGAATTAAAACACATCCCTGAACGACCAAACAAACCAAGAGATGTAGGATTTACTATGGCTATGGATAAAGGCCTTAGCTTAAGAGAAGTGGAGGACTTTATTGACAGCAGTGGAGAATATACTGATATCGTAAAGTTAGGATGGGCTACATCTTACGTAACTACAAATCTTAAAGATAAATTAGCTCTTTATAAAGAAGCGGGTATTCCAACCTATTTTGGAGGCACTTTATTTGAAGCTTTTGTAATCAGAGATCAGTTTGAGGATTATAGAAAGTTATTGGATAAATATGATATGGAGTTTTGTGAAGTGTCAGACGGCTCCATTGAATTACCTCACGATTTAAAGCTAGACTACATCAATAAATTATCTGATCAAGTAACAGTACTTTCGGAAGTAGGATCCAAAGATGCAGAAAAAATTATACCGCCTTATCAGTGGATTGAATTAATGCAATCTGAATTAGATGCTGGTGCTTGGAAAGTTATTGGTGAATCGAGAGAAGCTGGTAATGTTGGGTTATTTAGAGCTAGTGGAGAGGTAAGATCAGGACTAGTTCAGGAAATCTTAACAAAAATTCCTTTTGAAAAAATTATATGGGAGGCGCCACAAAAAGCACAGCAAGTATATTTTATTAAGTTGGTTGGAGCTAACGTAAATCTTGGAAATATTGCACCTAATGAAGTAATTCCTTTAGAAACAATTCGTTTGGGATTAAGAGGGGATACTTTCCACCATTTCTTGAATAATAAAGATTTACTATAA